A region from the Manihot esculenta cultivar AM560-2 chromosome 13, M.esculenta_v8, whole genome shotgun sequence genome encodes:
- the LOC122721455 gene encoding vacuolar protein sorting-associated protein 53 A-like: MNSIISIGGCGTCCKRFHMVCLFRKQLEGILENLKEKPDVGTLLLALQRTLEFEDELAEIFGGRSTSREIGNEIEEIGRDSNSQTVSDIRKKYEKKLAANQGEPEVCILVFLTE, encoded by the exons ATGAATAGCATAATTTCTATAGGTGGTTGTGGTACCTGCTGTAAAAGGTTTCACATGGTCTGTCTTTTCAGGAAACAACTAGAGGGAATACTCGAAAATCTCAAAGAGAAGCCAGATGTTGGAACTTTGTTGCTG GCACTACAACGAACTTTAGAATTTGAGGATGAATTAGCAGAAATATTTGGAGGCCGTTCTACTAGTAGAGAGATTGGGAATGAGATAGAAGAAATTGGCAGGGACAGTAATAGTCAAACTGTATCAGATATTCGCAAAAAGTACGAAAAAAAGCTTGCAGCTAATCAAGGAGAGCCTGAAGTATGTATATTAGTCTTCCTTACAGAGTGA